The following proteins are encoded in a genomic region of Comamonas resistens:
- a CDS encoding prepilin-type N-terminal cleavage/methylation domain-containing protein: MARTQSTGFTLLELLVVISIMALATAGVSLAIRDGGERQLEREAERLATLLESARAQARTNGSLVIWRPMPQGFRFEGLPQGVKMPGQWLQTAVTVQPATPVVLGPEPLIPRQTITLSLPDGNSPPLQLVTDGLRPFKVQSLQGSRP, translated from the coding sequence ATGGCCCGTACTCAATCCACCGGCTTCACGCTTCTTGAGCTTTTGGTGGTGATCTCCATCATGGCGCTGGCAACCGCTGGCGTCAGCCTGGCCATTCGTGACGGTGGAGAACGGCAGCTGGAGCGCGAGGCCGAGCGGCTGGCCACGCTGCTGGAGTCAGCCCGCGCCCAGGCGCGCACCAATGGTTCTTTGGTAATCTGGCGTCCCATGCCACAAGGGTTTCGCTTTGAAGGCCTGCCTCAGGGGGTGAAAATGCCCGGCCAATGGCTGCAAACAGCTGTCACCGTACAGCCTGCCACCCCTGTGGTCCTGGGTCCCGAGCCTTTGATTCCGCGCCAGACCATCACGCTTTCGCTGCCCGACGGCAACTCTCCTCCACTGCAACTGGTAACCGATGGGCTGCGCCCCTTCAAGGTGCAGTCCTTGCAGGGCAGCAGGCCATGA
- the gspI gene encoding type II secretion system minor pseudopilin GspI, whose product MKPHRLQQGFTLIEVLVAVGMVAVALLAGLQASNALTRNAQRQADVILAQTCAQNELVRLRLINQMPAVGDSTVNCPQLGRQLQVQISVRPTPNPSFRRVDAQVFADSSPVLRVSTIVGKY is encoded by the coding sequence ATGAAGCCCCATCGCCTCCAGCAAGGCTTTACGCTGATCGAGGTTCTGGTCGCCGTGGGCATGGTCGCCGTGGCCCTGCTGGCAGGACTGCAGGCCAGCAATGCCTTGACGCGCAATGCGCAGCGGCAGGCCGATGTCATCCTGGCCCAGACCTGCGCCCAGAACGAGCTGGTGAGGCTAAGGCTGATCAACCAGATGCCGGCCGTGGGCGACTCCACCGTCAACTGCCCGCAACTGGGCCGTCAGTTGCAGGTACAGATCAGTGTGCGTCCCACCCCCAACCCCAGCTTCCGGCGTGTGGATGCCCAGGTCTTTGCCGATTCCTCGCCCGTGCTGCGCGTTTCCACCATCGTCGGGAAGTATTGA
- a CDS encoding prepilin-type N-terminal cleavage/methylation domain-containing protein: MLHRPIAAPPTKRARGFTLIELLVALAAMALVAIMSWRGLDGMIRTQESTRTQGEQQAVLQTVLAQWSADLNALMPLQGRQVLDWDGQVLRMTRKSSGPVDQGAWVVAWSRRNVDGQFQWVRWQSLPARTVSEWNDAWMQAAQWGRNPSSDQMRRETVLLPLELWRVYYYRNNAWSNPQSSDGSKTDAQSSDLPLTPDGIRIELTLPPGRAMNGVLTLDWVNPLRSNNRS, translated from the coding sequence ATGCTTCACCGACCTATTGCAGCCCCTCCAACAAAACGGGCTCGCGGTTTTACGCTGATCGAGCTGCTGGTGGCGCTAGCCGCCATGGCCCTGGTTGCCATCATGAGCTGGCGCGGGCTGGACGGCATGATCCGCACCCAGGAAAGCACCCGCACCCAGGGCGAGCAGCAGGCCGTGCTGCAAACCGTGCTGGCGCAATGGAGTGCCGACCTCAATGCCCTGATGCCGCTGCAAGGCCGCCAGGTTCTGGACTGGGACGGCCAGGTGCTGCGCATGACGCGCAAAAGCAGCGGCCCGGTGGACCAGGGTGCCTGGGTCGTGGCCTGGAGCCGCCGCAATGTGGACGGTCAGTTTCAATGGGTGCGCTGGCAATCGCTGCCAGCGCGCACGGTCAGCGAATGGAATGACGCCTGGATGCAGGCAGCGCAATGGGGGCGCAATCCGTCCAGCGACCAGATGCGCCGTGAAACCGTGCTGCTGCCCCTGGAACTGTGGCGCGTGTACTACTACCGCAACAATGCCTGGAGCAACCCACAATCCAGCGATGGCAGCAAAACCGATGCACAGAGCAGCGACCTGCCCCTCACTCCTGACGGCATTCGCATCGAGCTGACCTTGCCGCCAGGCCGTGCCATGAACGGCGTGCTGACGCTGGATTGGGTGAACCCGCTGCGCTCGAATAACAGATCATGA